The Marinobacter antarcticus genome segment AAATAGAGCACATCGCAGCGCGGTACATCTTACGGTTAACCTTTTGCTCAAAGCTACGCGGCTTCGCAGCGAAGGTTACACCACCGGAGCGCCAGATCGGGCTACGGATAGTACCGGCACGGGCGCGGCCTGTACCTTTCTGACGCCAGGGCTTCTTACCACCACCACTGACTTCTGAACGGGTCTTCTGAGCCTTGGTGCCCTGACGGCCGGCTGCCATGTAAGCAGTAACCACCTGGTGAACCAGTGACTCGTTAAAATCTTTGGCAAATGCGGCATCGGAAACCGAAATTCCCTTGCCACTACCTGTA includes the following:
- the rplD gene encoding 50S ribosomal protein L4, which gives rise to MELTITGSGKGISVSDAAFAKDFNESLVHQVVTAYMAAGRQGTKAQKTRSEVSGGGKKPWRQKGTGRARAGTIRSPIWRSGGVTFAAKPRSFEQKVNRKMYRAAMCSIFSELVRQERLVLVDDFAIDAPKTKAFAAKLADMGISNALILTESVEQNLHLASRNVPHVDVRDVAGLDPVSLVAFEKVVVTVPALKKIEEMLG